The following DNA comes from Deinobacterium chartae.
GGGCGACGCCGGTTGGGGCGACGTGCTGCTCGAGCTGTGCCTGTTGCCTCTGGCGGTGTCCGCTCGGGTGCTCTCCGGTTACCTCGAGGCCGGGGGCGACCCGGGCGAGGCGGCCTGGGCACGCCTGAGCTGGGACGCCCTGGAGTGGACGCTGTGGGCGCTGGCCCGCCTGCCCGAGGGCGACGCCCGGCTGGACAGCTTCCGGGCCCGCCTCGAGGCTTGGTAACAGCGCCTGAGCGCTCAGTTCAGCCGCAGTGCCCACACCTTCAGGTGCCCCTCGCCCCTGGTGGGGTAGTCCTCGCCCGCGCCCAGGCGCTGGGCCTGCACGGCGCGTCGCCCCGCCGCCTCGAGGCCGGACGTCACCGTGCGTTCGAAGGCCGGACGCGGCACTCCGGCATGGTTGGTGGCTGCCAGCAGCAGCCCGCCCGGTGCGACCACCCGGGCGGCCAGGGCGGTCAGGTCGTCGTAGTCGCGTTCGGCGCGGAAGGTGCCGCTCTTGCCGCGCGCGAACGAAGGTGGGTCGAGGATGACCGCCTCGAAGGTCTGGCCGCGCCGCGCAAAGCGCGACAACCAGTCGAACACGTCCCCGTAAATGAAGTCGCTCTCGGGCGCTTCGAATCCGTTGAGCGCGTAGTTCTCGCGGCCCCAGGCGAGCACTTTCCTCGAGGCGTCGAGGTTCTTGACCGTGTCGCCCCCGCCCGCGCGGGCCGAGAGGCCAAAGGCGCAGGTGTAGGCGAAGGTGTTCAGTACGCTTGCAGGGGCCTGCTGACGCAGCCAGGCGCGCGCCGG
Coding sequences within:
- a CDS encoding class I SAM-dependent rRNA methyltransferase; translated protein: MWSTTDLHRRLKAARHLRTALEADERTTLYRLVNAAGDDLAGFTVDRFGPVGVLSSYQDFSEAQEQQLAEAVAEVFELESVYLKRRPLEARHAANVERERLSPEHPLVGPERPELEALEGGLRYRIRPGSDLSVGIFTDMRPARAWLRQQAPASVLNTFAYTCAFGLSARAGGGDTVKNLDASRKVLAWGRENYALNGFEAPESDFIYGDVFDWLSRFARRGQTFEAVILDPPSFARGKSGTFRAERDYDDLTALAARVVAPGGLLLAATNHAGVPRPAFERTVTSGLEAAGRRAVQAQRLGAGEDYPTRGEGHLKVWALRLN